From Anaerohalosphaera lusitana, one genomic window encodes:
- a CDS encoding ATP-dependent Clp protease ATP-binding subunit, with amino-acid sequence MFERFTDRARKVMALANQEAQRFNHEYIGTEHILLGLVKEGSGVGANVLKNLDVDIKKLRLEIEKLVKSGPDMVTMGKLPQTPRAKKVIEYAIEEARALNHNYVGTEHILLGLLRETEGIAAQVLMNLGLKLENVRQEVLNLLGAGVDTSYQNMGMKMGQKGAQKQKSKTPALDSFGRDLSELAAEGELDPVIGRQNEIERLVQILCRRTKNNPVLLGEAGVGKTAIVEGLAQRVVSKEVPEILKEKRLVVLDLAMMVAGTKYRGQFEERIKAVINEVRRAGNVILFIDELHTLVGAGGAEGAIDASNVLKPALARGEVQCIGATTFDEYRKHIEKDAALERRFQTIAVEPPNKEEAVEILKGLRDRYQEHHKVKFSDEALQQAVELSTRYITGRCLPDKAIDVIDEAGARVRLKNMTPPPDLADIEAKIEELQEEKDLAVRNADYERAASLRDEAQKAAEEKERIQREWAQKNEEEAGEVDTEVIAEVVSKMTGVPLTRIEKQEAQRLLELEKELHKTVVSQDEAIKTVSKAIRRARSGLKDPNRPVGSFLFIGPSGVGKTLLARALAEFMFGDPDAMIQIDMSEYMEKHNVSRLVGAPPGYVGYEEGGQLTERIRRRPYAVLLLDEIEKAHTDVYNMLLQIMEEGRLTDSFGRQVDFRNVILIMTSNIGADLIKNQSGFGFGKRTEEANFEKMKQLLDKEIEKFFRPEFINRLDARIVFQGLTRDDLVTIVDYELNKVLRRLIEHGLHLDLDDAAKDFLIDKGYNPEFGARPLRRAIERYIEDPLSEAMLRGEFKGKSLIKISVQDEDNLKFEGLSDPDIATNEDVVVHSQGEEE; translated from the coding sequence ATGTTTGAACGCTTTACAGACCGTGCCAGGAAGGTGATGGCGTTAGCTAATCAGGAGGCTCAGCGGTTCAATCACGAATATATCGGAACCGAGCACATTCTTCTTGGTCTGGTAAAAGAAGGCAGCGGCGTCGGTGCCAACGTCCTTAAGAATCTTGACGTTGACATCAAGAAGCTGCGTCTGGAAATAGAAAAGCTCGTAAAGAGCGGACCGGATATGGTTACGATGGGCAAACTGCCTCAGACTCCCCGTGCCAAGAAGGTGATCGAGTACGCGATCGAAGAGGCCCGCGCACTGAACCATAATTACGTGGGAACCGAGCACATACTGCTTGGTTTGCTGCGTGAAACAGAGGGCATCGCTGCACAGGTACTAATGAACCTCGGTCTCAAGCTCGAGAACGTCCGGCAGGAAGTCTTGAACCTGCTCGGAGCCGGTGTCGATACGAGCTATCAGAATATGGGAATGAAAATGGGCCAGAAAGGCGCACAGAAACAGAAAAGCAAGACGCCCGCGCTTGACAGTTTCGGCAGGGACCTGTCGGAGCTTGCTGCCGAGGGCGAGCTCGATCCGGTTATCGGCAGGCAGAACGAGATCGAGAGACTCGTTCAGATCCTCTGCCGGCGAACGAAGAATAACCCGGTACTGCTCGGCGAAGCCGGCGTAGGTAAGACCGCGATCGTTGAAGGTCTTGCTCAGCGCGTCGTCAGCAAGGAAGTGCCGGAGATATTGAAAGAAAAACGCCTCGTGGTTCTCGACCTCGCGATGATGGTTGCCGGTACGAAGTATCGCGGCCAGTTCGAGGAAAGGATCAAGGCTGTTATCAACGAGGTCCGCAGGGCGGGCAACGTGATACTGTTTATCGATGAGCTGCACACGCTGGTCGGTGCAGGCGGTGCCGAGGGAGCTATCGATGCTTCCAACGTACTAAAGCCCGCTCTGGCTCGCGGCGAGGTTCAGTGCATCGGTGCGACGACGTTCGATGAGTACCGCAAGCACATCGAAAAAGATGCCGCCCTCGAGCGAAGATTCCAGACGATCGCGGTAGAACCGCCCAACAAGGAAGAAGCGGTCGAGATCCTCAAGGGTCTGCGTGATCGCTACCAGGAGCACCACAAGGTCAAGTTCAGCGATGAGGCTCTGCAGCAGGCTGTCGAGCTTTCTACGAGATATATCACGGGCAGATGTCTGCCTGACAAAGCGATCGATGTTATCGACGAGGCAGGCGCACGTGTCAGGCTCAAGAACATGACCCCGCCGCCGGACCTTGCAGATATCGAGGCAAAGATCGAGGAACTGCAGGAAGAAAAGGATCTCGCTGTCCGCAACGCTGATTACGAACGTGCGGCTTCTCTGCGCGATGAGGCTCAAAAGGCCGCCGAAGAGAAAGAACGCATACAGCGCGAATGGGCACAAAAGAATGAAGAAGAGGCCGGCGAAGTGGACACAGAGGTTATCGCTGAAGTCGTCAGCAAGATGACCGGCGTCCCCCTGACCCGTATCGAAAAGCAGGAAGCACAGCGTCTGCTCGAACTCGAAAAAGAGCTGCATAAGACAGTCGTATCTCAGGACGAAGCGATCAAGACGGTTTCCAAGGCCATCCGTAGGGCGCGTAGCGGCCTGAAGGATCCGAACCGTCCGGTGGGCAGCTTCCTGTTTATCGGCCCCAGCGGTGTCGGTAAGACGCTGCTCGCGCGAGCGCTGGCTGAGTTCATGTTCGGCGATCCGGATGCAATGATCCAGATCGACATGAGTGAATACATGGAGAAGCACAACGTCAGCCGACTGGTCGGTGCCCCTCCCGGATACGTCGGTTACGAAGAAGGCGGCCAGCTCACCGAACGCATCCGCAGACGGCCATACGCGGTACTGCTGCTCGACGAGATCGAAAAGGCGCATACCGACGTTTACAACATGCTGCTGCAGATCATGGAAGAAGGCCGACTCACCGACAGCTTCGGCAGACAGGTCGACTTCCGCAACGTCATCCTGATCATGACAAGTAATATCGGTGCGGACCTGATCAAGAACCAGTCCGGTTTTGGTTTCGGCAAGCGTACCGAGGAAGCGAACTTCGAAAAAATGAAGCAGCTTCTCGACAAAGAGATCGAAAAGTTCTTCAGGCCCGAGTTCATCAACAGGCTCGACGCCAGGATCGTGTTCCAGGGTCTTACAAGGGACGACCTTGTCACCATCGTGGACTACGAGCTGAACAAGGTTCTGCGTCGTCTCATCGAGCACGGCCTGCACCTCGACCTTGACGATGCTGCTAAGGACTTCCTGATCGACAAGGGCTATAACCCCGAATTCGGTGCACGTCCACTGCGTCGAGCGATCGAGCGGTACATCGAGGATCCGCTCAGCGAAGCGATGCTCCGCGGCGAGTTCAAGGGCAAGAGCCTGATCAAGATCAGCGTTCAGGACGAGGACAACCTCAAGTTCGAGGGACTGTCCGATCCTGACATCGCAACCAATGAAGACGTAGTGGTTCACTCGCAGGGCGAAGAAGAATAG
- a CDS encoding formyltransferase family protein, whose protein sequence is MSNQITIYTDGGSRGNPGPGGSGYALYDSEGNLILGRGVYLGKTTNNVAEYTGMLEALRTASEMNFENVQVFTDSELMTKQLNGIYKVKSPNLKSIYKQCVELLDSFASWEVSHVYRENNKEADALANQAMDARADVEIEGDVPAEPKGKKLRLGVLISGGGRTMENIDKQIKAGKLNAEIAVAVCSRAKIKGVELTRKLGHKLEIVRKKDLPDLDAFSDRLVEIMDENRVDLIVQAGWLCLWKIPDKYDSRVMNIHPSLLPSFGGKGMWGNHVHQAVLDRGCKVSGCTVHFCTNEYDEGPIVIQRCCPAKPDDTPEKLASRVFAEECIAYPEAIRLFSEDRLSIRDGKVFIEEASASRKPRGQANLF, encoded by the coding sequence TTGTCTAACCAGATCACCATATACACCGACGGCGGGAGCCGGGGCAATCCGGGCCCGGGCGGCAGCGGTTATGCACTTTATGACAGTGAGGGCAATCTGATCCTCGGCCGAGGTGTCTACCTGGGCAAGACCACGAATAATGTTGCCGAATACACCGGCATGCTCGAAGCACTTCGCACGGCAAGCGAAATGAATTTCGAGAACGTGCAGGTCTTCACCGACAGCGAGCTTATGACCAAGCAGCTCAACGGCATTTACAAGGTAAAGAGCCCGAACCTCAAGAGCATCTACAAGCAGTGCGTCGAGCTGCTGGACAGTTTTGCGAGCTGGGAAGTTTCGCACGTCTATCGCGAGAACAACAAAGAAGCCGATGCACTTGCGAATCAAGCGATGGACGCAAGGGCTGACGTGGAGATCGAAGGCGATGTGCCCGCTGAGCCCAAAGGCAAAAAGCTCCGCCTGGGGGTGCTGATCAGCGGGGGCGGTCGGACGATGGAAAATATTGATAAGCAGATAAAAGCTGGCAAGCTCAATGCCGAGATTGCTGTGGCGGTTTGCTCGCGTGCAAAGATCAAAGGCGTCGAGCTGACCAGGAAGCTCGGCCATAAGCTGGAGATCGTACGCAAGAAAGATTTGCCCGATCTGGACGCATTCAGCGATCGGCTGGTCGAGATAATGGACGAGAATCGAGTCGATCTGATCGTCCAGGCTGGCTGGCTGTGCCTGTGGAAGATACCAGATAAGTATGACAGCCGGGTGATGAATATTCATCCTTCGCTGCTGCCGAGCTTCGGCGGCAAGGGGATGTGGGGCAACCACGTTCATCAGGCAGTGCTGGATCGCGGGTGCAAGGTGAGCGGGTGTACGGTGCACTTCTGCACGAACGAATACGACGAAGGGCCGATCGTCATTCAGCGGTGCTGCCCTGCGAAGCCTGATGACACACCGGAGAAGCTCGCGTCACGGGTGTTCGCGGAAGAATGCATCGCATACCCCGAAGCGATCCGGCTGTTCAGCGAAGATCGTCTGAGCATACGTGACGGCAAGGTGTTCATCGAAGAAGCCTCCGCCAGCCGGAAACCGAGGGGCCAGGCGAACCTGTTCTAA
- a CDS encoding zinc ribbon domain-containing protein, protein MGPVLQGLMALQSVENRLRAVKSKLTRCRRRVIFQENKLRALKSELAAKKEEIKMTQVQADRLELEMKHRDDHIAKYRAALNTAKTNKEYASILTELNTSKADNSKIEAQVLELMGNIDTDKAACEEIQQQIEEQKEVVDNMRKESEAEASKYEEQIEEIQKEWDEAAKDIAPNALEIFKRVAETYDGEAIAEVEDQGDKSTSFNCSGCYMRIPAEVVNQLMTKDEIIRCSNCTRILVYHS, encoded by the coding sequence ATGGGACCAGTACTTCAAGGGTTGATGGCACTGCAGAGTGTGGAAAATCGCCTTCGCGCCGTAAAATCCAAATTGACCAGGTGCAGAAGACGCGTCATCTTCCAGGAAAACAAGCTCAGGGCGCTTAAGAGCGAACTGGCTGCCAAAAAGGAAGAGATCAAAATGACCCAGGTCCAGGCCGACAGGCTGGAGCTCGAGATGAAGCACCGCGATGACCATATCGCCAAGTACCGCGCGGCCCTCAACACCGCAAAGACCAACAAAGAGTACGCGTCTATCCTAACCGAACTGAACACTTCCAAGGCTGACAATTCCAAGATCGAGGCGCAGGTTCTGGAGCTGATGGGAAATATCGACACGGACAAAGCGGCGTGCGAGGAAATACAGCAGCAGATCGAGGAGCAGAAGGAAGTCGTCGATAACATGCGGAAGGAGTCTGAGGCGGAGGCTTCCAAGTACGAAGAGCAGATCGAAGAGATCCAGAAGGAGTGGGACGAAGCCGCTAAGGACATCGCGCCGAACGCTCTGGAGATATTCAAGCGCGTGGCGGAAACTTATGACGGCGAAGCGATCGCGGAAGTAGAAGATCAGGGCGACAAAAGCACTTCATTCAACTGCAGCGGCTGTTATATGCGGATCCCGGCGGAGGTGGTCAATCAGTTGATGACCAAAGATGAGATCATCCGGTGTTCGAACTGCACCCGTATCCTCGTGTATCATTCCTGA
- a CDS encoding OPT family oligopeptide transporter yields the protein MDNNKGLAELTIKAIVLGVLLSVVLASANAYLGLFAGMTVSASIPAAVMSMGILRLFKKSNILENNIVQTAASAGESLVAGVIFTLPALIIMGFWEDFSFIWVTIIAGFGGILGVLFTIPLRRSLIVEADLKFPEGIATAEVLETGQKGHGIKHLVQTACAGGIFKLGADFLGLWGAKFEVARRIGGSVAYLSSSLSPALFSVGFIVGLNIAILIFLGGAANWFIAIPAYLGFVDWPVHADGTAMNAAKAANAIWETKTRYLGVGAMVVGGLWAVIQMRNTLVTGIMSGLKAYRSDGGKTQEMDRQEKDMPMKIVLMMIMCSIVPLFLVYQVFVDDVSVSLPMALVMIGCGFVFSAVAGYMAGLVGSSSNPISGVTIATVLISSLLLLLLMGKSAEKGPPAAVIIGAVVACAAAIAGDNMQDLKAGRIVGATPWKQQVMQMVGVVSSALVIAPVLILLQNAYGFAGQPDLPAGVEGLAAPQANVMASVAKGVFEGGLPWNFLFAGMVIAVGIILCDLYLAKLKSDFRMPVLAVAIGFYLPLYLSVPILLGGIVSKAVKTWHRKRKSTKEQVGISARNGLLMASGLITGEALMGIFLAIPIVMLKGKKDLPFVDYLWSPVTGTVLLLGIAFWVYKVATAKAAK from the coding sequence GTGGACAATAACAAGGGCTTAGCGGAACTTACGATCAAAGCAATTGTTCTCGGTGTGCTTCTTTCAGTCGTTCTCGCCTCGGCGAACGCATACCTGGGACTGTTCGCGGGTATGACCGTTTCGGCGTCGATCCCCGCAGCGGTGATGTCGATGGGCATACTTCGTCTGTTCAAAAAGAGCAACATACTGGAAAACAACATCGTCCAGACAGCGGCCTCAGCAGGCGAATCCCTGGTTGCAGGTGTCATTTTCACCCTGCCAGCCCTAATTATTATGGGCTTCTGGGAGGATTTCAGTTTTATATGGGTAACGATAATTGCAGGGTTCGGCGGCATTTTGGGTGTGCTTTTCACCATCCCATTGCGTCGCTCACTGATCGTCGAGGCTGATCTAAAGTTTCCGGAAGGTATCGCTACTGCTGAAGTACTCGAGACCGGTCAGAAGGGCCACGGCATCAAGCACCTTGTTCAGACTGCCTGTGCCGGAGGCATCTTTAAGCTGGGAGCCGATTTTTTAGGGCTCTGGGGTGCCAAGTTCGAAGTGGCAAGAAGGATCGGCGGTTCTGTGGCCTATTTAAGTTCGAGTTTGAGTCCAGCCCTGTTTTCGGTGGGCTTTATTGTCGGTCTAAATATTGCGATTCTTATTTTCCTTGGCGGTGCGGCAAACTGGTTCATCGCAATACCTGCTTATCTCGGCTTTGTGGACTGGCCCGTCCACGCCGATGGAACGGCTATGAACGCGGCGAAAGCAGCTAATGCTATATGGGAGACTAAGACCCGTTATCTGGGCGTTGGTGCAATGGTAGTCGGTGGTCTCTGGGCAGTGATCCAAATGCGCAATACTCTGGTAACCGGTATCATGAGCGGTCTGAAAGCATATAGAAGTGACGGCGGCAAAACCCAGGAAATGGACCGCCAGGAAAAAGACATGCCAATGAAAATAGTACTGATGATGATCATGTGCTCGATAGTACCGCTGTTTCTCGTTTATCAGGTTTTCGTTGACGATGTCTCGGTTTCGCTGCCGATGGCGCTCGTAATGATTGGATGCGGATTTGTATTTTCTGCTGTGGCGGGTTATATGGCTGGCCTGGTAGGCTCGTCAAGTAATCCTATCTCGGGTGTGACGATCGCTACTGTACTGATCTCATCTTTGCTGTTGCTTTTACTTATGGGCAAATCCGCTGAGAAGGGCCCGCCTGCGGCCGTTATCATCGGTGCAGTTGTTGCATGTGCGGCTGCGATCGCGGGTGACAATATGCAGGACCTCAAGGCGGGTCGAATTGTCGGTGCAACACCCTGGAAGCAGCAGGTTATGCAGATGGTAGGCGTTGTGTCTTCGGCGCTTGTGATCGCTCCGGTACTTATACTGCTGCAGAATGCATATGGTTTTGCCGGTCAGCCCGATCTGCCGGCCGGCGTAGAAGGATTAGCTGCTCCTCAGGCAAACGTAATGGCCTCAGTTGCCAAGGGCGTTTTCGAGGGCGGTCTTCCGTGGAATTTCCTGTTCGCGGGAATGGTGATCGCCGTTGGGATCATTCTTTGTGATCTGTATCTGGCTAAGCTCAAGAGTGATTTCCGCATGCCTGTTCTGGCAGTGGCGATTGGTTTTTATCTGCCTTTGTATTTATCTGTACCTATTTTGCTTGGCGGGATCGTAAGCAAGGCAGTCAAAACCTGGCATCGCAAAAGAAAGAGCACTAAAGAACAGGTTGGTATCTCTGCCAGGAACGGACTGCTCATGGCTTCGGGTCTGATAACAGGCGAAGCACTTATGGGTATATTTTTGGCGATCCCGATCGTGATGCTCAAGGGCAAAAAGGATCTGCCGTTTGTTGACTACTTGTGGAGCCCTGTTACTGGAACCGTTCTGCTGCTCGGAATAGCATTCTGGGTTTATAAGGTTGCCACCGCCAAAGCTGCGAAGTAA
- a CDS encoding M20 family metallopeptidase, with protein MKTLLKQLVMARSTADIGELRAAKVLRDYLEPLGIDCDVDCWDTCRANFTAHLGSNGDRPGLLFAGHLDVVPPGDAVWSHPPFEPAEVEGKMYGRGTADMKSGLAAVAAAIAEIKNEDTELAGDVIFTATADEETGSYGIKRFIEKRTPHLSRLQGIVVPEPTGLEIVTGHRGILWLEFRTHGKTAHGSMPELGVNAITRMLPLLNKLNGYELPADEDPMLGRSTLSINEIHGGKATNVVPDACSLKIDIRTLPQQSQEGLIEHFQQMVRKIGVEHADFDADIEVIKSVEALLTDSNCEFVKSLRRATEGKKPGIVSYTTDGPWLAELGVPVVIFGPGEPSACHKPDEYVELDQLERAKDHYKDLILECLA; from the coding sequence GTGAAAACATTGCTCAAACAACTTGTCATGGCCAGATCCACCGCCGATATAGGCGAACTCAGGGCCGCGAAGGTGCTGCGGGACTATCTAGAGCCGTTAGGGATCGACTGCGACGTCGACTGCTGGGACACCTGCCGGGCGAACTTTACCGCTCATCTCGGTTCCAACGGAGATCGGCCCGGCCTTCTGTTCGCCGGACATCTGGACGTGGTCCCGCCAGGCGATGCTGTCTGGTCGCACCCGCCGTTCGAGCCGGCGGAGGTCGAAGGCAAGATGTATGGACGCGGAACCGCGGACATGAAATCCGGACTGGCGGCAGTGGCGGCGGCGATCGCTGAGATCAAAAATGAAGACACTGAGCTGGCAGGCGACGTCATCTTCACCGCGACTGCTGACGAAGAGACCGGCAGTTACGGCATCAAGCGTTTCATCGAAAAGCGCACTCCGCATCTGTCACGCTTGCAGGGCATAGTCGTGCCCGAACCGACCGGCCTGGAAATCGTCACCGGTCATCGCGGCATACTCTGGCTGGAATTTCGCACCCACGGCAAAACCGCCCACGGCTCGATGCCCGAGCTGGGCGTCAATGCGATCACGCGAATGCTGCCGCTGCTCAACAAGCTCAACGGCTATGAACTGCCCGCCGATGAGGACCCGATGCTCGGCAGGTCCACGCTGAGCATCAACGAAATACACGGCGGCAAGGCGACCAACGTCGTGCCCGACGCATGTTCGCTCAAGATCGATATTCGCACTTTGCCCCAGCAAAGCCAGGAAGGACTCATCGAACATTTCCAGCAGATGGTCCGCAAGATCGGTGTCGAGCACGCGGACTTCGATGCGGATATCGAGGTGATCAAGTCTGTCGAGGCGCTGCTTACCGACAGCAACTGTGAATTCGTCAAGAGTTTAAGAAGGGCGACCGAAGGCAAGAAGCCCGGCATCGTCAGTTATACCACGGACGGACCGTGGCTTGCCGAGCTCGGTGTGCCGGTGGTGATATTCGGGCCGGGCGAACCCAGTGCATGTCATAAACCGGACGAATACGTCGAACTCGATCAGCTCGAACGGGCGAAGGATCATTATAAGGATCTGATACTGGAGTGTCTGGCGTAG
- a CDS encoding Minf_1886 family protein, which produces MKKTIQQIAREDGRYDPKALEFIYEGLGQTVANLKKDQLPETESRHITGQELAWGLGDLAQQRWGRLAKLVLNQWGLHTTRDFGEIVYLMIGHNWMSAQEEDRIEDFDDVFDFERVFEKEFRFEPQ; this is translated from the coding sequence ATGAAAAAAACCATTCAGCAAATCGCAAGAGAAGACGGCAGGTACGATCCCAAGGCCCTGGAGTTCATATATGAGGGTCTCGGCCAGACCGTCGCTAATTTGAAGAAGGACCAGTTGCCCGAAACCGAGTCGCGGCATATTACGGGTCAGGAGCTGGCGTGGGGTCTGGGTGACCTCGCTCAGCAGAGATGGGGCAGGCTCGCCAAGCTGGTGCTGAATCAGTGGGGGCTGCATACGACCAGGGATTTCGGCGAGATCGTGTATCTGATGATCGGTCATAACTGGATGAGTGCGCAGGAAGAGGACCGCATCGAGGATTTTGACGATGTGTTCGATTTTGAGCGGGTCTTCGAAAAAGAGTTCCGGTTTGAACCTCAATAG
- the metG gene encoding methionine--tRNA ligase, which translates to MSRKIVVTSALPYANGAIHIGHLVEYLQTDIWVRFQKLNGNECHYFCADDTHGTPIMIRARSEGITPEQLIERVHDEHVRDFEGFGIEFDNYYSTHSDENRVFSEMLYNRAVEAGAITRRDIEQAYCEKCDMWLPDRYIRGTCPRCKAEDQYGDSCDECGGTHQPTELIEPKCANCGAEPVRKKSAHYFFKLAEFKEPLTELIKGGYVQQSVMNKLDEWFKTGLRDWDISRDGPYFGFKIPGEDNKFFYVWLDAPIGYMASCKNYCDKHGLDFDKMWNSGEYELYHFIGKDITYFHALFWPALLMAGKMRTPDKLFIHGFLTVNGQKMSKSKGTFIKAETYLNHLDPEYLRYYYATKLTGGVEDMDLNFDDFIARVNSELVGKMANLASRSGPMLTKKLDGRLGELDGEGRELIDKLIAAKQEIVGSYDSLNYAAAVRRIAALADEANRFVENKQPWVTIKTDPEQTRTNLTAILNAVRILTTYLKPVLPSYAAKIEDFLDVEDLKLADVENVLENKTINKFKRLVERIEKEKVEAMVEESKEEFAQEETTEEEPQLDEPIEAECTIEDVMKVDLRVAKVEEASHVEGANKLLQLKLDIGGVKKNVFAGIAKAYEPEQLVGRKVICVANLKPRKMRFGVSEGMILAAGPGGKDVFMLGIDDGAEPGQRVH; encoded by the coding sequence ATGTCACGTAAAATTGTTGTAACTTCGGCACTTCCGTATGCAAACGGAGCGATCCATATCGGCCATCTGGTCGAGTATCTGCAGACGGATATATGGGTTCGCTTTCAGAAACTCAACGGCAACGAATGTCACTATTTCTGTGCGGACGATACGCACGGCACGCCGATCATGATCCGGGCTCGCAGCGAGGGCATTACGCCTGAGCAGTTGATCGAGCGGGTGCATGACGAGCATGTTCGGGACTTTGAAGGTTTCGGCATAGAGTTCGACAACTACTATTCGACGCATTCCGATGAGAACCGCGTATTCAGTGAGATGCTGTATAACCGCGCGGTCGAGGCTGGAGCGATAACCAGGCGTGACATCGAGCAGGCCTATTGTGAGAAGTGCGATATGTGGCTGCCGGATCGTTATATTCGCGGTACGTGTCCACGGTGCAAGGCCGAGGATCAGTACGGCGATTCGTGCGACGAGTGCGGCGGAACGCATCAGCCTACGGAGCTGATCGAGCCGAAATGTGCGAACTGCGGAGCGGAGCCGGTACGTAAGAAGAGTGCGCATTATTTCTTCAAGCTTGCTGAGTTCAAGGAGCCGTTGACGGAACTGATCAAGGGCGGATATGTGCAGCAGTCCGTGATGAACAAGCTCGATGAGTGGTTCAAGACGGGGCTGCGTGATTGGGACATTTCGCGTGATGGGCCCTACTTCGGTTTTAAGATACCGGGCGAGGACAACAAATTTTTCTATGTCTGGCTGGATGCGCCGATCGGGTATATGGCATCGTGCAAGAATTACTGCGACAAGCACGGACTGGATTTTGACAAGATGTGGAACAGCGGCGAGTATGAGCTGTATCACTTTATCGGCAAGGACATCACGTATTTTCACGCGTTGTTCTGGCCGGCGTTGCTGATGGCGGGCAAGATGAGGACGCCTGACAAGCTGTTCATTCACGGCTTTTTGACGGTCAACGGCCAGAAGATGAGCAAGAGCAAGGGCACGTTCATCAAGGCGGAGACGTATCTGAACCACCTCGATCCTGAGTATTTGCGTTATTATTACGCAACCAAGCTCACCGGCGGCGTGGAGGATATGGACCTGAACTTTGACGACTTCATCGCGAGGGTCAATTCGGAACTCGTCGGGAAGATGGCGAACCTGGCGAGTCGTTCGGGGCCGATGCTTACCAAGAAGCTCGACGGCAGGCTCGGTGAGCTGGACGGCGAAGGCAGGGAACTGATCGACAAACTGATCGCGGCGAAGCAGGAGATCGTGGGAAGTTACGATTCGCTGAATTATGCTGCCGCTGTCAGGCGTATCGCAGCACTGGCGGATGAAGCGAACCGCTTCGTCGAGAACAAACAGCCGTGGGTGACGATCAAGACCGATCCGGAGCAGACGCGGACGAATCTGACCGCGATACTGAATGCGGTACGCATTTTGACGACGTATCTCAAGCCCGTGCTTCCGAGCTATGCGGCGAAGATCGAGGACTTTTTGGACGTGGAGGACCTGAAGCTCGCGGACGTTGAGAACGTGCTCGAAAACAAAACGATCAACAAATTCAAACGACTTGTAGAGAGAATAGAAAAGGAAAAGGTTGAAGCAATGGTAGAAGAAAGCAAGGAAGAATTCGCACAGGAAGAGACCACCGAAGAAGAACCGCAACTCGACGAACCGATCGAGGCTGAATGCACCATCGAAGATGTGATGAAGGTCGACCTGCGGGTTGCGAAAGTCGAAGAGGCTTCGCACGTCGAAGGTGCCAACAAGCTGCTGCAGCTCAAGCTCGATATCGGCGGCGTGAAGAAGAACGTATTCGCGGGCATCGCCAAGGCGTATGAGCCGGAACAGCTTGTGGGTCGTAAGGTTATCTGTGTGGCAAACCTGAAACCGCGTAAGATGCGTTTCGGCGTATCGGAGGGAATGATACTGGCAGCGGGTCCGGGCGGAAAAGACGTGTTCATGCTCGGGATCGACGACGGAGCAGAACCGGGCCAGCGGGTCCACTAG